The genome window AAGTTAAAGTAAATTTAGAAGGTACTCAGTCTCGTTTAGTACTTGAAGTTGCAGCTCACTTAGGTGACGGTCGTGTTAGAACGATTGCAATGGATATGAGTGAGGGTCTTGTACGCGGTATGGATGCCGTTGCAACAGGTGCGCCTATTAAAGTTCCGGTTGGAGAGAAAGTACTAGGTCGTATTTTCAATGTAATCGGTGAAACAATCGATAACGGAGATCAGATATCAGATGCTCCTATGTGGTCGATTCACCGTGAGCCTCCAAAGTTGGTTGAGCAGTCTACTGCAACAGAGATGTTTGAGACTGGTATTAAAGTTGTTGACTTATTAGCACCGTACTCTAAGGGTGGTAAAGTTGGACTATTCGGCGGTGCCGGCGTAGGTAAAACGGTTATCATTATGGAATTAATCCACAATGTTGCAATGGGTCATGACGGTCTGTCGGTATTTGCAGGTGTCGGTGAGAGAACTCGTGAAGGTAACGACCTTTACCACGAGATGAAAGAGTCTAATGTTTTGGATAAAGTTGCACTGTGCTACGGACAAATGAGTGAGCCGCCGGGTGCGCGTAACCGTATTGCTTTAACGGGTCTTACAATGGCTGAATACTTTAGAGATGAAAAAGGTCTTGATGTATTAATGTTCGTTGATAATATCTTCCGTTTTGCTCAATCAGGTTCTGAAATGTCAGCACTTCTTGGTCGTATCCCCTCAGCTGTTGGTTATCAACCGACATTAGCTCGTGAGATGGGTGCTCTTCAAGATCGTATTACATCGACTAAAAACGGTTCAATTACATCTGTTCAAGCTGTTTATGTACCTGCGGACGACTTAACTGACCCAGCTCCTGCTTCAGTTTTCGCTCACTTAGATGCAACGACGGTTCTTAACCGTAAAATTGCTGAAAAAGGTATCTATCCTGCAGTTGATCCACTTGATTCATCTTCAAGATTACTTGATCCGCAAATTTTAGGTCAAGAGCATTACAGTGTTGCTCGCGGTGTTCAACAAACACTTCAAAAGTACAAAGATTTACAAGATATTATTGCAATTCTTGGTATGGATGAGCTTTCTGAAGATGACAAAAATACTGTTGAGAGAGCTCGTAAAATCGAGAAATTCTTATCACAACCATTTTTCGTTGCTGAAGTATTCACGGGTTCACCTGGTAAATATGTATCTTTAGCGGATACCATTAAGGGCTTTAAAATGATTCTTAGCGGTGAATGTGACCATATGCCGGAAGGTTCTTTCTACATGGTTGGTGGTATAGATGAGGCGATTGAAAAAGCTCAAAAAATGAAGTAATTCATAAAGGACTGACATGGATAAGTTAAAACTTGAAATCCTGACTCCTAACGGCATTATCTATAATGGTGAAGCCCTTAGCGTAACTCTTCCGGGTGAAGAGGGAGAGTTTGGTGTTCTGGCAGAACACTCTTCTTTAACTACACTGCTTGAAGCAGGTGTAATTGATATAGAGAAAGAGGATAAATCAGTCGAATCAGTTCTTATCAATTGGGGCGTAGTCCAAGTTGATGAGAAAAAAGTTATTGTATTGGTTGAAGGTGCCGTAGCGATTCGCGGAGATAGTGAAAGTGCTGTTGCAAAAGCTCTTGGTGACGCTAAAGAACTTATTGAATCTATTAAAGATAACAATCCTGCGATTGCATCTGTTACTGCTAGACTTGAGTCGGCAGCTCAGAATTTAATATAAAATATATGATTAACCAATTAATTGATTTTTACCTCAAAAGTCACCCTGTTACTTTGGGTGTCTTGGCTCTTTTAGCACTCTACTTTATAGTGCTAAATTGGGTTTTTTACTACCGATATCTTTCTCTTGCTAGTTGGCTTGAAATTGAAAACAGATCTCTTGAGAGCGTTTTAATGGGATCTACGACTGTGAGTCCGCAATCTTATTTAAGCAATTTTTTGAAAAGCAGTTCAAATGTTTCGAAAGATATTTTGGCATTAGCTCAATTGGCTGCAACAAAAGATGCTACAAAAGGACTCTCTATTCTCTCAATTTTTGCATCTACAACGCCGTTTATCGGTTTGTTTGGAACCGTTGTTTCAATATTGGATACATTTACGCATATCGGTCAAAGCAGCGGCGGTATGTCTGTAATAGCGGGTGGTGTTTCTGATGCTCTTGTAGCAACTGCCGCAGGTATCTTTGTTGCTATTTTTTCATATACATATCACCAAATATTAAAAAGAAAATCATATGAGCTACTTAACTTTATAGAAATGCAAAGCGATGCTATAATGGCTCGAAGAGTGTAAATATGGCTTATAACTGGGATGAAAAACCTGAATTAAACATTACGCCACTTGTGGATGTAATGTTGGTTCTTTTAGCAATAATGATGGTTATTGCACCGAATATGATATATGAAGAGAAGATTAACCTTCCTCAAAGTTCAAAAACTAAAACATTATCTAAGATACCTCCGGTACATATTACAATTGATAAAGATAAAAAAGTAAAAATTAATAAAGATAATTTTGAGTTGGATGTGTCATTTCAAGATAATTTTTTTCTTTATTCAAAGAAACTTGATTTAAAAGCAACCGTACTTATCAGTGCGGATAAAAGTTTGGATTATGGTATAGTTATGTCCGTGCTTGCTGCTGTTAAGCGCGCAGGTTTCGTAGATGTTTCACTAGCTACTAATGGATAAAAACAGCTCCTATTTTTATATTAGTGGTTTTATATCACTATCTCTTTTTACAATATTTTCAGCTATTTTTCTTATGGCTATTGTTTTGTCGGATAAAGTAAAAGATTATGCGTTGCAAAAGGATAACTTTATATCAGTATCGGTTAACATGGTAGCGGCGCAATCAAGCGAAGTAAAAAAAACCGTAGATAAACCGGTGGAAAAAGAGAAAAAAGAAGTTCCTGTTATAGAGAAGGAACCTGAAAAAGAAACGGTTGCCAAGACAGAAAAAAAAGAGATAAATATTGATAATTTATTTAGTGAAGTAAAAACTAAAAGTATTAAAAAAGCAGATGAAAAAGTAATTGAAAAAGAAGATAAAAGAGTCGCACAAGAACTTTCTAAAAAAAGTACCAAATCGGATGAGACTAAAGTTGAATCAATAACAAGTAAGATTCAAAAAATAAATTCAGAAAACAAATCTGAAAAAGAGTCTAAAAAATCCAGCGGCAATGAAGTTAATGAATATTTGGCTAAAATTAAAGCTTTAGTTTATGAAAATTTTACGCCGCCTGAAAATAGTCAACACAAGGTTGTAAAAGCTGTTATAGAGCTTAATGCATTTGGAAAAGTTATTGATTTTAGAATCCTGACTTATTCAGACAGCACTGCTTTTAACAGCGAATGCGATAAAATAAAAGATAGGCTTAAAAGCGTCTTGTTTCCAAAAAACCCTGATAATAAATCGGGTGTATATGTAATAAATTTAATTTCAGAGGAGTAAACTTGAAAATAATCATTTCAATTTTATTGGTCATTTCGTCACTGTTTGCAAATGATGCTACTATAGATGTCATAAAAAAGGCAGGTAATCTTCCCTCAATTGCCGTTGAAGATTCATCTGCTAGTTATGATCAGTCATTTAAAGATAGATTTTTCAAATCAATCGTTGCCGATTTAAATGTTCTTGCTATTTTTAATGTTGACGGAAACTACAGAAAAGTTAGCTACGATGCAGGTAGCGTAGTAGTTGAAAACAAAGATATGAAGTATGTGTTACGATACAGAATAAGTGAAGGCGATAACGGTGCGTTTAATACGGATATTAAACTGATAAGCGACGGCAATATTGTTTTTAATAAAAACTATAGCGTAAATAATTCCAATATTTATATGTTTGTTTCCCACTCAATCGCATTTGATATAAATAAATTTATGGGCGAAGCTCCTGTTGAATGGATGAAGAGAAAAGTTATTTTCTCAAGAATGACCTCTCCTCAAAAAAGCGAATTGGTTATTTCTGATTATACGCTTACTTATCAGCATGTAATAGTAAAAGGCGGGTTTAATATATTTCCTAAGTGGGCAAATAAAGAGCAAACAGCTTTTTACTATAGTGCAATGGATGAAAGAAAGCCGACTTTAAAATATTTAGATATCAGAACAGGAAAAGTTCAAGTTATAAAATCGTCTGATGGGATGATGATTTGTTCTGATGTTAGCGATGATGGAAATAAATTATTGCTTACGATGGCTCCAAAAGGTCAGCCGGATGTTTATCTTTACGATGTAAATACAAAAAACTTAAAAGTTTTGACAAATTACGGCGGGATAGATGTCGGCGGGCAGTTTATGGGTAACGATAAAGTAGTGTTTGTATCTGATCGTTTAGGTTATCCTAATATTTTTTCTACAAATATAAATTCTAATAATGTTGAACAGATGGTTCACTACGGAAAAAGCAACGCTGCTTGCAGTGTGCATGGCGACTATATAGTTTATAAAGCAAGGGAAAGTTCAGAATCTTTTGGTAATAATACATTTAATTTACATCTTGTTTCCACAAAGACTGATTTTATCAGAAGGCTAACCGCAGTCGGTGTAAATGAATTTCCAAGGTTTTCGGTAGATGGTGATGCAATAATTTTTATTAAAAGTTATGAATCTCAAAGTTCAATTGGTATTATTAGACTAAATCATAATAAAAATTTTCTTTTCCCACTCAAATACGGCAAAGTTCAGTCAATTGATTGGTAAAGTTTAAAATATAATTTTTTTTTAATATTATTTAGGTATAATGCCGACAAATAAACTCTAAGGTAGAAAAAATGAGAAAAGTAGTAGTTTCAAGTGTATTTGCAGCGCTTTTAGTGTTAAGTGGATGTAGTGATAAAGAGCCAAAAGTAGAAGGCTTAGATAATGCAGCAGCAGGCAGCAAAGTAAGTTCAGCAGGCGAGGGTCTATCAGGTAAATCTCTTTCAAGCACAGAGTCTGAAAGCGATATCATGGCTCGTTTAGAAAAAGAGTTCAGTTCTGTATATTTTGATTTTGATAAATTCAACATCAGAGCTGATATGCAAAGCAATGTATCTAAAGATGCTTCTGTAGCAAAATCTCAAGCAAGCAAATATGCTATCAAGCTAGAGGGAAATTGTGATGAGTGGGGAAGTGATGAGTATAACTTCGCATTAGGATTAAAAAGAGCAAACACTGTTAAAAACGCTTTAGTTGCTGAAGGTGTTGATGCTAACCGTATCTCTATGGTAAGTTTAGGTGAAGGTAACCCTACATGTACTGATAAAACTAAAGAGTGCTGGGCTAAAAATCGTAGAGTTGAATTCAAACTTCTACCATAATTTATGAATAGTCGTAAAATAATTGCCTTATTGGCAGTAATCTTACCTCATTATTTAATCGGTGCCGAACCTTCTGCGTTTGGTGCCGGTGATTTAAATAATCCCAATCCATACGGTTTAACTTCAACTGAAGCAACCCTCCTAGAAACTAAAAAAAATCTTCAAAAAGTTGTTGTCAAAAGTAATACGCAAGCAAACGAATTTGATTCTCTAAGAGAGAGAGTTGACGGATTGCAAACAATTATTGAAAGTATGAATGCTTCAACACATGATAATAAGCTTAAAATTAAATCTTTAACAGATGAAAATTCTCGTAAAAATGAGTATGATAAGCGGGTTATAGAGTCTGTTCAAGTAAATAGCAAAGATATAGAGAAAATAAATCTTCAAATTGTTGAGATATCCAAGTTAATAGATGTAATAAATCGTTCTTATGTTAAAAAAGATGAATTTAATTCGTTAGTAAATGATGTAAATAAACTTAAAGATTTACTGGTAAAAGATTCAGGGAGCAAATCAAAGACAGCGGCCAAAGCTCAAGACACTAATTTGCCAAGTGCAGAAATTGAAAAAAAAGCTAAAGATCTTTATGATAAAAAACATTATGAAGAGTCAATGGAGCTATACAAGAGTCTCGCTGAAAAAAATTATAAACCTGCTCTTTCTCATTATATGGTTGGTGAAATAGAATATTATAAAAAGAGTTATTCCGATGCGATAGCATATTATAAAAAAAGTGCATCACTTAATGCTAAAGCGGATTATATGCCGGTTTTAATGCTTCATACTGCGATGTCTATGGAAAAAACAGGCGACAAAAAAAATGCAGAAGTTTTTTATGATGCAGTTATAGCGCAATATCCTAAGACTGAACATGCAAAAACTGCAAAAAGCAAACTCAATTCACTCAAATAAGTAGTATCAATTAATCGTAATTGATTTAATTATGATAAAATCGTAAAAAAATAAAAGGCATTAGAATTATGGCAATAGAAGCAAATCAAATAGTATCAATAGAATATGAAGTAAGCGACGGAGAAAAAGTTGTAGATAGCAATATTGGCGGTATGCCGTTAGTATTTATGTTTGGCAGAGGTCAGATAATTCCTGGATTGGAAAACGCGATAGCAAATATGGCAATCGGTCAAAAAGCGGAAGTTCTTGTTAAGGCAGAAGACGCTTACGGTGAATATAATGCAGAAGCTGTGCAAGAAGTTCCTTTAGACCAATTTGCCGGAATTGATTTAGAAGAAGGAATGAGTCTTTACGGTCAAGGTGAAGATGGCGGAACGGTTCAGGTTATCGTAAAAGAGATTGGTAATGAGAGCGTTATAATTGACTTCAATCACCCTTTATCAGGCAAAGATTTAGCTTTTGTAGTTTTAGTTAATAATATAAGAGAAGCATCTGCCGAAGAAGCAATGAGTGGAATTCCTATAGAAAATCTACAAGATGATTGTTGTAGTTCCGGTGGTGGCACTGGTTGTGGATGCTAGTTATGTAACTGCTTCTGTCTCTTCGGCACAAGCATTTAAAACGGCCACCCTTTTAAAAACACTAAATGTAAGCGCTCTTATAACGGGAGAAGTCGGTGTTGGAAAAAAAAGTTTGGCTCGTTACATTCTTCCGGATGCTCCGATGCTGGATGCATCCGACCACGATGAGTTATTAACAGCCTTGAGCGGCATTAGTAAAATCATTATCACTAATTTAGAAAATTCACCAAATATAAAAAAAATTTTAGATATTGTTAATAATAACAACATAAGGGTTGTTGCAACTGCGAAAAATGCATATTATAATGAATTTGCAGATAGACTCTTTAGTGTTAAATTTGATATTCCGTCTCTTAGAGAAAGACCGGAAGATGTTGAAGAGTTGGTACAAAAATTTATTAAAGAAGCTTCTTTGTTATTTTGCACAAAAGCGGAGTTTAAAATTAAAAACTTTAAACCTGATTTGAGTCAAAATTCAAACTCTTTAAGAAGACAAGTTATGATTCATTATTTGTTGCAAGATATAAATGAAAATGAATTGATGGATATATTTCAAAATTATCTTGCGAACAGATTGGGTTCAAATAGTGATTATAAAAATTTTCTGTATCTCTATGAAGTACCGTTAATTAAAGCCGGATTCAATAAATTTAAATCACAGCTTCAATTAGCGGATAGACTTGGACTAAATAGAAATACCTTAAGAAAAAAAATAGCAGATAATAGTAAATACTTATAAGGAATAAAAATGAAAAAGATAGCGATGATTTTTGCTGGACAAGGTTCGCAAGCAACCGGAATGGGAAAAGATTTTTTCGACAACACTGATATTGCCAAAGAGATGTTTGAAGAAGCCGGAAAGAGAGTCGGGCTAAAATTTGATGAGTTGATTTTCGGCGAGCATGAGTTGCTTGGTCAGACTGCATATACGCAGCCTTCAATACTTTTGATTCAGATGATAGCGTATCGTCTCTTTAAAGATAAGTGTCCTGATGTAAAAGCAGAACTATTTTTAGGTCACTCTTTGGGTGAATTTTCTGCTCTTTGCGCAAGCGGTGCGATTGACTATATAGATGCCGTTGAACTTGTTCATAGACGCGGTCAGCTTATGCAAGATGCTTGTGCTGATATTGAAGCCGGAATGATGGTTGTTATGGGACTTGATGATGAAGCGGTTGAGAGAATTTGCCAAGATGCACAAAAAGAGGGAAAAAAAGTTTGGCCTGCAAACTATAATCAAGACGGGCAGTTGGTAGTTGCGGGGATCAGATCGGATTTGGCATCGCTGGAACAGACATTTAAAGATGCGGGTGCAAAACGCGCACTTCTGCTTAATATGTCGGTTGCAAGTCATTGTGAGCTTTTATCTCCGGCACAGATTCCTCTAAAGAGTCTGATGGAGAGTATGATTAGCGAGAATTTTGAAGCTCCTGTTATCTCAAATGTAACTACGGCTCCATATGCAACCAAAAAAGAGGCAGTTGAACTTTTAACGGAACAGTTGGTTAAACCTGTTAAGTACAAGCAGTCTATTTTGGCAATTGCCGATGATGTTGATATTGCGATTGAGTTTGGAAACGGAGCGACTCTTAAAGGACTCAACAAAAGAATTGCGCCGAATTTAGAAACATACACTATCTCGGATATGAAATCATTGCTTGAAGTTGTAGAGCAGATTTGTAAATAATATGAGAGTTACTCTGGCTCAAACGGCACCGAGGTTAAACCGCTCAAATCTGGCGGAGATTATTTCAATAGTTACTGCGTGTAAAGATGAGAGTGATTTGGTAGTTTTTCCGGAGTTGTCGTTAAACGGTTATATGCTTCAAGACAAACTCTTTGAGGACGCTTGGAATATTGATGAACTTGATGCTTTAAGAGATTTAAGTCTGAATATAGATATAGCAGTAGGTGCCGCCCTCAGAGACGGAAGCGATTTTAGAAATGCGGCGCTCTACTTCTCTAAAGGTAAGCTTTTATCAAAACACAATAAAGTCCATTTGCCTAATTACGGAATGTTTGAAGAGGCTAGATACTTCAAATCAGGGGAAATTTTTGAGAGTTTTTCAAGTAAACTCGGAAAAGTATCTATGGCGGTTTGTGAGGATCTTTGGCATAGCAGCACTTACGAGAAATTAAAGAAAAACAGTCCTGATTATATAATAGTGCTTGCTGCCTCTCCTGCACGCGGTTTTAGCGATAGCGGACTCTATATTGAAGATAAGTGGTATGAGATTATTAAAACGGTAGCGTCGGAGTGCAAAGCTAAACTTATATTTGTAAACAGAGTAGGTTTTGAAGACGGTCTCGGTTTTTGGGGCGGAAGCTGCATTGTTAATGAGAGTGCAGAGATTTTGCACAAGCTGCCTCGATATAAAAAAATAGTTAAAACATTTGAAATATAAGGAAATTTTATGAAAATTGCAATAATGGGTGCAATGCCCGAAGAGATCTCTCCGATACTCGAAAAACTAGGCTCATATAAGACAACCCAGTATGCAGGCAATAAATATTATGAGTCAACATATAGAGGTGTTGATTTGGTTGTTGCGTATAGTAAGATAGGAAAAGTCTTTTCTACTCTTACCGCTACAACTATGATTGAACATTTTGGGGCTGATAGATTGCTTTTTTCAGGTGTTGCGGGAGCGATATCTCCTACTCTTAAAGTGGGAGATTTGATAGTAGCTACAAAATTATCCCAACACGATTTGGATATTACCGCTTTTGGTCATCCGTACGGTTATGTTCCTGAGGGTGCGGTTTTTGTCGAAGCAGATAAAGAGATGATAGAGATGAGCAAAAAAGTGGCATCCGAGATGGGTAAAAGTGTTCAAGAAGGTATTATTGCCACGGGAGATCAGTTTGTAGCAAATGAAGAGCGAAAGAACTGGATAGGCAAAACATTCGGTGCGGATGCGCTTGAGATGGAGGGCGGAAGCGTTGCGGTTGTTTGCAGCGCTCTAAATATTCCATTTTTTATCCTTCGCGCTATAAGTGATGCAGCCGATATGGATGCAAGTTTTAGTTTTGATGAGTTTTTAGAGAGCAGTGCAAAAGAGAGTGCAGAGTTTATAATGAAAATGGTGCAGTCCATTATTGAGAACGCTAAATGAACAAAGTCTATTTAGCTACGCTAACGCTATGTTTTACTCAGCGTAAAGCTCTTGTTCAGACAAGCCGAGCTTAAAATGTCTATAAAAATATCTAAAAAAATTATGAGCAAGCTTGGCAAAACAAATGCCGAGTTTAACCTTATAGAAGAGGGCGATAAGATTTTAGTGGGACTGAGCGGCGGTAAAGATTCGCTTACATTGGTTCATGCACTAAAAGAGCAACAACGCCGCGCTCCGTTTAAGTTTGAGTTTATTGCCGTAACGGTTTCGTACGGTATGGGTGAAAACTATGATAAACTTAAAGCTCACTGCCAAGAGCATGGCATAGAATATGAGGTATACGATACCAATATCTATGATATTGCAGAAGATAAAATCAGAAAAAACTCCTCTTTTTGCAGTTTTTTCTCTCGTATGAGAAGAGGATCTCTATATAGTGCCGCCGAGAAATATGAGTGCAATAAAGTTGCACTCGGACATCACATGGATGATGCTGCGGAGAGTTTTTTTATGAACTTTATCTACAACGGGCAGCTAAGAAGTCTTGCTCCAAAGTATAAAGCGGACAGAGGAGTTACGGTTATTCGTCCTCTTATTCAGATGAGAGAGAGACAGTTAGAGGCATTTGCCCGTGAAAATGCCATAGAGACTATCGGTGATGAGGCGTGTCCGTCAATGAGATTTGATATAAAAATGCCACACGCCAGAGCGCACACAAAAGAGATGCTCTCTAAGATGGAAAAAGAGTTTCCGACGCTTTTTACCAGCTTAAATGCAGCATTTAAAAATATATCTACCGAGAGTTTTTTTGATAAAGAGTTGTTTCAACTCTAATTTTTTTTAAGGCGGCTTTATGTTAATGACTGTTATGGGTATTTATACTTTTTTTGTTCTTGTCTCAATATATACAAGCGTTATGCAGATAGGTTTTGTAAATCAGGTAAAAAGAGGCAAAGCGGTTCTTCTTTTGGATAATGATTTTATAAAAGCGGGAAACTACAGTGTGGCAAAAGAGAAGATGAGCATAGCGACTATGTTTGTCGACTATATCGCTTTTATAATGTGGATAGGTTTTGGAATAAAATTTTTGCAAAATAGTATATATTTTGAAAATGAAGCCTTTTTAAATATTGCAGTCGTTATGAGTTTTTTAGTGATTAACTCTATCGTCTCTTTGCCGTTTGGATACTATGAGAAGTTTGTGCTTGACGAGAAGTTCGGTTTTAACAAATCAACCAAAGCGCAGTGGATAAAAGATATGCTTATCTCGTTTGCAACTACTCTAATATTCGGCTCACTTGTAGTATGGGGTATTTATGCGATAATATCCAGTTTTGCTCTTTGGTGGCTTTGGAGTTTTGTCTTTATATTTGCGGTGGTTATTTTAATAAATATGCTGTATCCTACTTTTAGAGCTATGTTTTTTGACAAACTTACTCCTCTTCAAAATGAGGAGTTGGATGGTCAAATAAAGAGCTTAATGGATAAGACGGGCTTTGTAAGCGCAGGTGTTTTCATAAGCGATGCTAGCAAAAGAGATGCAAGACTAAATGCCTATTTCGGCGGGCTTGGCAAATCAAAAAGAGTCGTACTTTTTGATACTTTGATAGAAAAGCTAACCACAAAAGAGCTTTTGGCTGTTTTAGGACATGAACTTGGTCATTTTGCTCATAAAGATATATATAAAAATATTGCTATGATCGGCGTTATGCTTTTTGCGATGTTTGCCATTTTTGGGAATTTGCCTAACTCTTTATATGCGGAACTGGGAATTAGTCAATCTCCGTCTGTTTTGATGATTTTACTGCTTCTTTTTATGCCTGTTTTGGGATTTTTGATGATGCCTGTTATGGGAGTAGTCAGTCGTCATAATGAGTATGCGGCGGATAGAATGGGAAGTGAACTTGGCGGAAGCGGCGGAGCAG of Sulfurimonas sp. contains these proteins:
- the atpD gene encoding F0F1 ATP synthase subunit beta; the encoded protein is VKVNLEGTQSRLVLEVAAHLGDGRVRTIAMDMSEGLVRGMDAVATGAPIKVPVGEKVLGRIFNVIGETIDNGDQISDAPMWSIHREPPKLVEQSTATEMFETGIKVVDLLAPYSKGGKVGLFGGAGVGKTVIIMELIHNVAMGHDGLSVFAGVGERTREGNDLYHEMKESNVLDKVALCYGQMSEPPGARNRIALTGLTMAEYFRDEKGLDVLMFVDNIFRFAQSGSEMSALLGRIPSAVGYQPTLAREMGALQDRITSTKNGSITSVQAVYVPADDLTDPAPASVFAHLDATTVLNRKIAEKGIYPAVDPLDSSSRLLDPQILGQEHYSVARGVQQTLQKYKDLQDIIAILGMDELSEDDKNTVERARKIEKFLSQPFFVAEVFTGSPGKYVSLADTIKGFKMILSGECDHMPEGSFYMVGGIDEAIEKAQKMK
- the atpC gene encoding ATP synthase F1 subunit epsilon — encoded protein: MDKLKLEILTPNGIIYNGEALSVTLPGEEGEFGVLAEHSSLTTLLEAGVIDIEKEDKSVESVLINWGVVQVDEKKVIVLVEGAVAIRGDSESAVAKALGDAKELIESIKDNNPAIASVTARLESAAQNLI
- a CDS encoding MotA/TolQ/ExbB proton channel family protein — protein: MINQLIDFYLKSHPVTLGVLALLALYFIVLNWVFYYRYLSLASWLEIENRSLESVLMGSTTVSPQSYLSNFLKSSSNVSKDILALAQLAATKDATKGLSILSIFASTTPFIGLFGTVVSILDTFTHIGQSSGGMSVIAGGVSDALVATAAGIFVAIFSYTYHQILKRKSYELLNFIEMQSDAIMARRV
- a CDS encoding biopolymer transporter ExbD, whose product is MAYNWDEKPELNITPLVDVMLVLLAIMMVIAPNMIYEEKINLPQSSKTKTLSKIPPVHITIDKDKKVKINKDNFELDVSFQDNFFLYSKKLDLKATVLISADKSLDYGIVMSVLAAVKRAGFVDVSLATNG
- a CDS encoding TonB C-terminal domain-containing protein — its product is MDKNSSYFYISGFISLSLFTIFSAIFLMAIVLSDKVKDYALQKDNFISVSVNMVAAQSSEVKKTVDKPVEKEKKEVPVIEKEPEKETVAKTEKKEINIDNLFSEVKTKSIKKADEKVIEKEDKRVAQELSKKSTKSDETKVESITSKIQKINSENKSEKESKKSSGNEVNEYLAKIKALVYENFTPPENSQHKVVKAVIELNAFGKVIDFRILTYSDSTAFNSECDKIKDRLKSVLFPKNPDNKSGVYVINLISEE
- the tolB gene encoding Tol-Pal system protein TolB, which codes for MKIIISILLVISSLFANDATIDVIKKAGNLPSIAVEDSSASYDQSFKDRFFKSIVADLNVLAIFNVDGNYRKVSYDAGSVVVENKDMKYVLRYRISEGDNGAFNTDIKLISDGNIVFNKNYSVNNSNIYMFVSHSIAFDINKFMGEAPVEWMKRKVIFSRMTSPQKSELVISDYTLTYQHVIVKGGFNIFPKWANKEQTAFYYSAMDERKPTLKYLDIRTGKVQVIKSSDGMMICSDVSDDGNKLLLTMAPKGQPDVYLYDVNTKNLKVLTNYGGIDVGGQFMGNDKVVFVSDRLGYPNIFSTNINSNNVEQMVHYGKSNAACSVHGDYIVYKARESSESFGNNTFNLHLVSTKTDFIRRLTAVGVNEFPRFSVDGDAIIFIKSYESQSSIGIIRLNHNKNFLFPLKYGKVQSIDW
- a CDS encoding OmpA family protein, with the translated sequence MRKVVVSSVFAALLVLSGCSDKEPKVEGLDNAAAGSKVSSAGEGLSGKSLSSTESESDIMARLEKEFSSVYFDFDKFNIRADMQSNVSKDASVAKSQASKYAIKLEGNCDEWGSDEYNFALGLKRANTVKNALVAEGVDANRISMVSLGEGNPTCTDKTKECWAKNRRVEFKLLP
- a CDS encoding peptidylprolyl isomerase, translated to MAIEANQIVSIEYEVSDGEKVVDSNIGGMPLVFMFGRGQIIPGLENAIANMAIGQKAEVLVKAEDAYGEYNAEAVQEVPLDQFAGIDLEEGMSLYGQGEDGGTVQVIVKEIGNESVIIDFNHPLSGKDLAFVVLVNNIREASAEEAMSGIPIENLQDDCCSSGGGTGCGC
- a CDS encoding Fis family transcriptional regulator, with product MIVVVPVVALVVDASYVTASVSSAQAFKTATLLKTLNVSALITGEVGVGKKSLARYILPDAPMLDASDHDELLTALSGISKIIITNLENSPNIKKILDIVNNNNIRVVATAKNAYYNEFADRLFSVKFDIPSLRERPEDVEELVQKFIKEASLLFCTKAEFKIKNFKPDLSQNSNSLRRQVMIHYLLQDINENELMDIFQNYLANRLGSNSDYKNFLYLYEVPLIKAGFNKFKSQLQLADRLGLNRNTLRKKIADNSKYL
- the fabD gene encoding ACP S-malonyltransferase — protein: MKKIAMIFAGQGSQATGMGKDFFDNTDIAKEMFEEAGKRVGLKFDELIFGEHELLGQTAYTQPSILLIQMIAYRLFKDKCPDVKAELFLGHSLGEFSALCASGAIDYIDAVELVHRRGQLMQDACADIEAGMMVVMGLDDEAVERICQDAQKEGKKVWPANYNQDGQLVVAGIRSDLASLEQTFKDAGAKRALLLNMSVASHCELLSPAQIPLKSLMESMISENFEAPVISNVTTAPYATKKEAVELLTEQLVKPVKYKQSILAIADDVDIAIEFGNGATLKGLNKRIAPNLETYTISDMKSLLEVVEQICK
- a CDS encoding nitrilase-related carbon-nitrogen hydrolase, which translates into the protein MRVTLAQTAPRLNRSNLAEIISIVTACKDESDLVVFPELSLNGYMLQDKLFEDAWNIDELDALRDLSLNIDIAVGAALRDGSDFRNAALYFSKGKLLSKHNKVHLPNYGMFEEARYFKSGEIFESFSSKLGKVSMAVCEDLWHSSTYEKLKKNSPDYIIVLAASPARGFSDSGLYIEDKWYEIIKTVASECKAKLIFVNRVGFEDGLGFWGGSCIVNESAEILHKLPRYKKIVKTFEI
- a CDS encoding 5'-methylthioadenosine/adenosylhomocysteine nucleosidase — translated: MKIAIMGAMPEEISPILEKLGSYKTTQYAGNKYYESTYRGVDLVVAYSKIGKVFSTLTATTMIEHFGADRLLFSGVAGAISPTLKVGDLIVATKLSQHDLDITAFGHPYGYVPEGAVFVEADKEMIEMSKKVASEMGKSVQEGIIATGDQFVANEERKNWIGKTFGADALEMEGGSVAVVCSALNIPFFILRAISDAADMDASFSFDEFLESSAKESAEFIMKMVQSIIENAK
- a CDS encoding ATP-binding protein yields the protein MSIKISKKIMSKLGKTNAEFNLIEEGDKILVGLSGGKDSLTLVHALKEQQRRAPFKFEFIAVTVSYGMGENYDKLKAHCQEHGIEYEVYDTNIYDIAEDKIRKNSSFCSFFSRMRRGSLYSAAEKYECNKVALGHHMDDAAESFFMNFIYNGQLRSLAPKYKADRGVTVIRPLIQMRERQLEAFARENAIETIGDEACPSMRFDIKMPHARAHTKEMLSKMEKEFPTLFTSLNAAFKNISTESFFDKELFQL